The DNA segment CCCCATCGACAGCGCCCTCGCGGAACGCGGGCTGCGGCGCCGCGTCGCGGTCGTCGTCCCCAGCCATACGAGCGCGATGCTGCTCGCCCGGAACACCGACCTCGTGGCGCTCACCCTCGCCGACTGGCTCCCCGACACCCTCTCCGCACTCGGCCTGCGGGCCTTCCCCGTCCCTCTCGACCTGGCCCCCCTCGACCTCGGGATGGCCTGGCACCCCCGCAACTCGGCCGATCCGGGGCACCGTTGGTTCCGTGACCGCCTGGCGGCCGCGGTCCTGGACCCGTCGGGGACGGGGAGAACGACGGACGACGGCTCCGGGGAGGGCGACGGCTCCCCGAAGGGCACCTCGTCGTAGGGGCGAGGGCGTGCGGCTGGGTGTTTCAGCCGCGCAGGCCCCGTAGCACCAGGTCGCGGACGGCCTCGAAGTCGGCGGTGATCTCGGGGCGGGACCACTCGGGGGCGTAGCAGGGGTCGTGGAAGCGGCCGGTGGCGTCGAAGACGGCGCGGGCGGTGGTGGCGGGGGAGGGGGTGCGGAACGCGCCCTGGTCCACGCCGGCTTCGATGATGGTCGTGAGCTGGGCTTCGAGATCGGTGACGTGCCGGTCGACCACGCCGCCGCTCTCCCCGATCAACGTCATATAGGTGGCGAAGAGTTCGGGGTCGTCGCCGGCCTTGTGCCGCTTGGCCTCGAAGAGGGCGGTCAGCCAGCGGTCCAGCCGCTCCGGAGCCGGCCCTTCCGCCGAGACGATGACCGAGAGCTCCTCGCTCGTACGGTTCAGCCAGCGCTCCGTGACCGCCTCCCGCAGCGCCGCCTTGGTACGGAAGTGGCGGTAGACGCTGCCATGACTGACGCCCAGGGCGCGCGCCACGTCCACGACCGTGGCCTTGGCCGGGCCGTAGCGGCGCAGCACCTCCTCGGTGGCTTCGAGGATGCGCTCTGGGGTCAACGTCTCGGGCGGCATGGGGCGGGGCGGCCTTTCGGGAGAGCGGGGCGGGCGGGGCCGGCGAGCGGTGCCGACCGGCACCCGGGAGGTGCCGGGTGCCCGGGCGGACGGGCCCACGCACACCGGAACCGTGCGCCGGGGGCATGTACGGCTGCGTGCACCGGCCTACGGACGGTACCTGGCCGTGCCCCGTACCCGCTCCGGTGGTCACGCTTCCCCCGCGGTCAGCGTTCGCTGTCCAGGTGGGCCATCTGGTCGGAGGGGTAACGGTCGCCGGCGGCGGCATCGGCCGGGACGGCGCCTTCGATGGCGGCCAGATCGTCGGCGTCGAGGACGACGTCCAGGGCGCCGAGGGCCTCGGTCAGCCGGTCGCGGCGGCGGGCGCCGACCAGCGGGACGATGTCCTCGCCGCGGGAGAGCACCCAGGCGATGGCGGTCTGCGCGACCGAGACGCCCTTCTGCTCGGCGATCTTGCGCAGCGCGTCCACCAGGTCGAGGTTGCGGTCGAGGTTCTCGCCCTGGAAGCGCGGGCTCATGCCGCGGAAGTCGTTGGCGGCGAGCTTGCGGTCGCGGTTGAAGTGGCCGCTGATCAGGCCGCGGGACAGGACGCCGTAGGCGGTGACGCCGATGCCCAGCTCGCGGGCGGTCGGCAGGATCGCCTCCTCGATGCCGCGGGAGATGAGGGAGTACTCGATCTGGAGGTCGGAGATGGGGGCGACGGCGGCGGCCCGGCGCAGGGTCTCCGCGCCGACCTCGGAGAGGCCGATGTGCCGGACGTGCCCGGCCTCGACGAGTTCGGCGATGGCGCCGACGGTCTCCTCGATCGGGACGTCGGGATCGACGCGGGCGATGCGGTAGATGTCGATGTGGTCGGCGCCGAGGCGCTGGAGGGAGTAGGCGGCGAAGTTCTTCACCGCATGCGGCCGGCCGTCATAGCCGGTGAAGCCTCCTTCGACGGTGCGCAGGGCACCGAACTTGACGCTGAGCTGAGCCCTTTCGCGGGCCGCCGCGGGGGCGGTGCGCAGGGCCTCGTTGATCAGCAGTTCGTTGTGGCCCATGCCGTAGAAGTCGCCGGTGTCGAGCAGGGTGATGCCCGCGTCGAGGGCGGCGTGGACGGTGGCGAGGGATTCGCCGCGGTCGGTGTCGCCGTAGAGGGCGGACATGCCCATGCAGCCGAGGCCGAGGGCGGAGGTCTGCGGGCCGCTGGTGCCCAGGGTGCGGGTCTGCACTGCGTGCTCCTGAAGAACGGGTGAGAGGTGAAGGGTGTACGGCTGCCGTGCCTCCACTGTGACATGACGACTGACAGATTTCAATATCTGTCAGCCGTCACGTCATTCCCCGCTCCCGGTGCCCGCCCCCGCCCGGTCCGCCCCGTGTCGGTCGGCCGCGATCGGCCCAGGTCGGCGGGAGGCCGGCGCGGACCGGAGCGGTCCGGCGGAGGCCGGTGCGGGCAGGTGCGCGGGCGGAGGCGGCTCAGCGCAGGCGTCGCGGCAGGCGCAGCGCCAGCAGCGTCGTGCCCGCGACGATCACCAGTTGCGTCAGCAGGGCGGCGAGCATCGCGTCGCGGATGCCGAGGGTCGGCAGCAGCGCGAGGAAGAGGGTGCCGAGGGTGGCCACGCCCAGGGCGAGGCCGGACTGCTGAGTGGTGACCATGACGCCGCCGCCCACGCCCGCCTGGGCGACCGGCAGTTCGCTCAGCACGATGCGCATCAGCACCGGCAGCACCATTCCCTGCCCGAGGCCCAGGATCGCCATGCTCGACGCGAGCCCGGCCACCGATATCCCGGGCCAGCCCGTGTGCACGGTCAGTGCCAGGGCGATCAGGCCGGTGCCCTGGATCAGCGAACCGGCGACCACCACCCGCCGCCCGAACCGCAGCACCAGCCGCGGACCCGCGAGCGAGGCGAAGAAGAACGTGACGCACAGCGGCGCCAGGGACAGTCCGGCCGCGAACGGGCCGTAGTGCAGGCCGTTCTGGAGCGCGACGGCGACCACGAACATAAAGCCGCCGAAGCCCAGCGTGAACGGGATGATCATGGTGAGTCCGCTGTTCACGGAGGGGATGCGCAGCAGCGAGGGCGGGACGAGCGGGGTGCGGCCCGCGCGTTCGGCCCGGTGCTCGACGAGGAAGAACGCGGCGGCGGCGAACGGGAAGACGGCCAGCAGGGCCCACGACCACACCGGCCAGCCCGCCGCCCGGCCCTCGGTCAGCGGCAGCAGCAGGGAGATCAGCGTCGCGGCGAGCAGCGCGGTGCCGGCGCCGTCCACCCGGCTCGGGTGCGGGGAGCGGGTCTCGGGGACCGTACGGGCGGCCAGCAGCCAGGCCGCGGCGGAGATCGGCACGTTCACCAGGAAGACCGCGCGCCAGCCGGTGCCCGCCAGGTCGACGGAGACCAGCAGGCCGCCGAGGACCTGCCCGACGGCGCTGGCGACACCGGCCGTGCCGCCGTACAGGCTGACCGCCTTGGCGCGCCGCTTGCCGGTGGTCGTGGCCTGGATGGTGGCCAGCACCTGCGGCAGCAGCAGCGCTGCCGCGGCGCCCTGGGCGACCCGGGCGGCCACCAGCGTCCCGGCGTCCGGTGCGAGACCGCAGGCCAGCGAGGTGATGCCGAAGGCGGCCAGGCCCCACAGGAACAGCCGCCGGCGGCCGATCATGTCGCCGAGCCGGCCGCCGAGCACCAGCAGCATGGCGTAGGCGACGCCGTAGCCGGCCACCACCATCTCCAGCATCGCGGGCCCCGCGTGCAGGTCGTGGTCGATGGTCGGCAGGGCGACGTTGACGATAAAGAAGTCGATCATCGGGAGGGCCGCGCCCAGCAGCACGGTCAGCAGGCCGAGCGGGGTCAGCACGGTCGTGGCCGGCTCGCGTCGCGGGGCGGTGGGGCCGGTCGCCGCCGCCTCCGACGTGGCGGCGCCCGGGAGGGGCGCCTGGGCTTCAAGGGTCGCGGCCGCGGCTTCCGCGGTGGTCGTCTGTGCTCGGGTATCGCTCACGGACTCGACGATCGTCGACCGCCCAAGCTGGTACCAGAGTGTTCTTATCCTGGTACCGGCGCTACCTGGCAACCGGGTCCGGCCTGCGGCACGCTGGAGGCATGACCGCCGACACGACCCCGACGCAGACTGCCACAGGCCCCGGTGGCGCCGCCCCGCGACGCGGCACCGCCCCGGGCGCCGACGCCGTCCGCCGGGCCGAACTCGCCGCCTTCCTGCGCAGCCGGCGGGAGCGGATCACGCCGGAGCAGGTCGGGCTGCCCCGGGGCAGCCGCCGTCGCACCCCCGGGCTGCGCCGGGAGGAGGTCGCGCACCTGGGCGCCGTCGGGGTCACCTGGTACACCTGGCTCGAACAGGCCCGGGACATCCACGTGTCGCCGCAGGTCCTGGACGCCGTCGCGCGTGCGCTGCTGCTCGACCGCGCCGAGCGCAGCCATCTGTTCGCGCTGGCCGGGGAGGCCGACCCGACGCCGGGCAGGGAGTGCGGGGGCGTCACGCGCGAACTGCGGCAGATGATGTGCCAGTTGGAGCCGTTCCCCGCCGTCCTCCAGAACAGCCGCTTCGACATCCTCGCCTACAACGCCACCTACGGCCGCCTGATGTGCGACCTCGACGCGCTGCCCGAGGAGGACCGCAACTGCATGTGGCTGGCGTTCACCCACCCCGAGTGGCGGGCGAGCACGGTCGACCTGGACGCCACGATGCGGGTGATGGCGGCCAAGTTCCGGGCGTCGATGGCCGAGCACGTCGCGGAACCGGCCTGGAAGGCGCTGGTCGCGCGGCTGACGGAGG comes from the Streptomyces angustmyceticus genome and includes:
- a CDS encoding TetR family transcriptional regulator, whose product is MPPETLTPERILEATEEVLRRYGPAKATVVDVARALGVSHGSVYRHFRTKAALREAVTERWLNRTSEELSVIVSAEGPAPERLDRWLTALFEAKRHKAGDDPELFATYMTLIGESGGVVDRHVTDLEAQLTTIIEAGVDQGAFRTPSPATTARAVFDATGRFHDPCYAPEWSRPEITADFEAVRDLVLRGLRG
- a CDS encoding aldo/keto reductase, whose translation is MQTRTLGTSGPQTSALGLGCMGMSALYGDTDRGESLATVHAALDAGITLLDTGDFYGMGHNELLINEALRTAPAAARERAQLSVKFGALRTVEGGFTGYDGRPHAVKNFAAYSLQRLGADHIDIYRIARVDPDVPIEETVGAIAELVEAGHVRHIGLSEVGAETLRRAAAVAPISDLQIEYSLISRGIEEAILPTARELGIGVTAYGVLSRGLISGHFNRDRKLAANDFRGMSPRFQGENLDRNLDLVDALRKIAEQKGVSVAQTAIAWVLSRGEDIVPLVGARRRDRLTEALGALDVVLDADDLAAIEGAVPADAAAGDRYPSDQMAHLDSER
- a CDS encoding MFS transporter gives rise to the protein MSDTRAQTTTAEAAAATLEAQAPLPGAATSEAAATGPTAPRREPATTVLTPLGLLTVLLGAALPMIDFFIVNVALPTIDHDLHAGPAMLEMVVAGYGVAYAMLLVLGGRLGDMIGRRRLFLWGLAAFGITSLACGLAPDAGTLVAARVAQGAAAALLLPQVLATIQATTTGKRRAKAVSLYGGTAGVASAVGQVLGGLLVSVDLAGTGWRAVFLVNVPISAAAWLLAARTVPETRSPHPSRVDGAGTALLAATLISLLLPLTEGRAAGWPVWSWALLAVFPFAAAAFFLVEHRAERAGRTPLVPPSLLRIPSVNSGLTMIIPFTLGFGGFMFVVAVALQNGLHYGPFAAGLSLAPLCVTFFFASLAGPRLVLRFGRRVVVAGSLIQGTGLIALALTVHTGWPGISVAGLASSMAILGLGQGMVLPVLMRIVLSELPVAQAGVGGGVMVTTQQSGLALGVATLGTLFLALLPTLGIRDAMLAALLTQLVIVAGTTLLALRLPRRLR
- a CDS encoding helix-turn-helix transcriptional regulator; translation: MTADTTPTQTATGPGGAAPRRGTAPGADAVRRAELAAFLRSRRERITPEQVGLPRGSRRRTPGLRREEVAHLGAVGVTWYTWLEQARDIHVSPQVLDAVARALLLDRAERSHLFALAGEADPTPGRECGGVTRELRQMMCQLEPFPAVLQNSRFDILAYNATYGRLMCDLDALPEEDRNCMWLAFTHPEWRASTVDLDATMRVMAAKFRASMAEHVAEPAWKALVARLTEASPEFREIWAQHEVIRPMSAVKLFRHPRVGVLQLSSTSLWTGPNPGPKLISYTPVDEQTRERLERLAAEAAGLVTA